TAGAAAAACATTGGTATCCAGGTATAGATAACCATAATTAAACATAATAAACTGGGTAGGGTTCCTGATTCTATATCTACACATCACTGACTATAAATATTTGCCTTTTGAGCGCGGAACATAATAGCGCTAATGGCCAGGATACAGGTGCGTTGGTTAAAAGCGGTGGCTCACACGTCACACACAggggaaataaaaatattatgtttacTATAATTACAAGCCTGAATGTCCCAAAATAACACACTGCAGTTATCGTTATCCAGACAGGCACTAATGTGTGGTCCAGCTCAGGAAGCGACTCAAGGGGCGAAAATAAACCTGACCTTACTTAACTGATCTCTCGGTGCAACATGTGAGACTCCCCTTAATGTTAAGAACACATAATCGGACATTCATATGTGCATTGAGAAACTTCAAGAGTCAGAGGATTCAGgtaatcttgttttatttttgctctgaaaaaaaataaaatcacaaataaaaatcACTTCAAAACTGCAGGGCAGGGTTTGAAAGGGTAGAACACttgaattcacattttttttctttccttgacAGCTTAACAGTTTGTAATGATGGTAAGACATGACAACATCTTTATACCCAATTCTTGCTACAGTGCGTTTGATATTTGactccctttttaaaaaagtttcttaGCAATACAGAGGCTGAGagcatctgttttttgttttttttttgcatataatCAATACACAGCCAGTGCACCATGTCCTAGTGACCTATGCTGGTCTGTCATTATAAAACTAAGCCACAACACGAAGCCTAATATGGCCAGAAGATCCCCGAACCTGCAGGATAAAGTTGGGGTGGAGTGAAAGAATAGGGTTTCCTTATTACCAGTACAGATGTGCCATTGAGCAAAGCACTGAACCCTCAACGGCCAAAGTGAAGCCACTTAGTGGGAAGCTaccaggtgtgaatgtgtgagtagAAACAGGGCATTGCTCTTATTTAAACTACCCcgaacatttattttaaaaaaatctgatctatTCAATGATCAATTCATTAATCACAGTGCTATTGATCATCTACCGAGTGcgaaaattaaaatttaagcATTAAAGCTCTCTTGGATGAAACACTTCATAACTCAAGGAGCTTCTGCAttctttgcttttctgtttcacaaaTAAATATCGTTCcaataagaaatataaaaacaactgtaacattattattttaacaacTGCCGGAAGGATGGTTAAAAATCTCCATAAATACAGTtagcttaaataaataaattaaaattataaatatactgtacacacaaagagaaaaaagaaaaggaaaaaaactaagaaataaaTGATGGCCTTgtgcaggaagaaaaaaatacaaaatgctgtCCAGATTGAGCTCTTGTTGTTAGAAACATCAGTTCCacttgaaactttttttcacACAGTCAAGAAGCAGCACAGAGTCTGTTCATCCTCCTCGTTCCTTTGCGATCGTCGCCTAACGCTCGACACATCTCCAGTCCATCCTCTCCGAGCCATTTAGTATTCCAGTTCCAGACGGGCCGCCTTCTTCTGAGGCCATCGGGAATACGTTCGGCTGCCCGCTCTGTCTCTGAACGTCTGGCAGAACATTGGGCGATCGCCCTCCGTTCCCTTCTTCACGTAcgttcatttttctttcctcctgctGCGGTTCACTtctcttttattcattttgaggtagaatttctgcatctttgcctaatgagaaaaagaaaacgaAGCAGTGAGCAAACCCTGATGTCACCCAGGCGATGGTGAAGACAGATGCTGGtcagtgcatgtgtttgtaGCCCTGCTCCTATCTACTcacctctctttgtctcttcagtgGTTGGACGCTAACCCTAGTTTGACCTTCTCCTCATTCTCTACATCATACGCTCCCCGTTTGTGAAACCTGCAATACACAAGAGAAAAGGAGCTCGTTTCAGgctattttctgtctgtcttcgTAGCTAAACTCTCGATCTTTGAGTGTGTTtggctgtgagtgtgtgtgtttgagtgcttTTCACTCACCTGAGCATTAATAAGAGGCCTATGATGGTGAGGCAAACAGACGACagcaccaccgccaccaccgccagaGCCGTGGTCCTGCTGTAGCCCTCAGGAGACTGAACAGGTAGCGTGATGAACTGACACCTGTCACCAGAGTAATTTGGGTGGCACCTGTAAAGATGACAGAGATGAATTAATAATGAAGTTAAATGTGATGTGAATGTCGTGCAGGTAAATGCAGGACTGATACTTACACACAGGATGGGACGGGGATGCCTCTCAGGGGCTGGCAGGTGCCGTGAATGCAGAAATCCTTGTACTTCTTAAGGCAGGGATTCCTCTTCTTTCCCTTGCCTTTGcccttctttcttccttttcctctccttctccttccttcGGTGATTTCAGCCGTCTCCAGGATGGCAGACGGGTCTTTGGGTTTGCTTGACATGGCAACTAAAAGCACAAAGAAATCCATTAAACCTTATTGTCTTTGTTCAGGAACGTGATGAAACAATAAGTGAGACATCTGAAAATTTCTTACCTCGTGGCAGCTCCAAGTCATAGTCTCCAGACATGCCATCCTCATACTCATCATCATAGTAATATTCATCTTCGTACTCCTCATCTTCCTCGCTTTCCTGACCGTTGTCCACCGTGGTCGCACCCACGctcctgctctcctcctccaccctccaGTCTTTGGTTGTGTCCAAGAGGTTGATTACAGATGTGTGCCGCTGCCTGTCGCTCTCATACCGGTCGACTGCGGCGCCGCTGGCCAGTCTGGACACCactggaggagagaaagagagtttaaaatgttaatttgatGCATCAGAATTAACTCTAAAACACAGGCTGAAACTCTTCCTGTAGGAGGACAGGTTAGTGCGCCAAGGTGGGCGGACCTCTATGGGCAAGTTGAAACATGTTGAGCACAAAGAGGCTGCAGGCTGGATTTTTGGGTTTTAGTGATTTCCTAACAGATGCCTGCCAGGAAGTTGCACAAGCTCACATGGAAAACAGGCTTCTTAGGGGGGTCATTGGTACCCACTGCCTTGCTAAGGAGCACTTCAGCTCAGTGGAAATTGGCCAGAGGTGATAGATGTCCCTCAGAGGGGCAGTTTTGTACAAGAAAAATATAGCAGTGGGGAGCAAATAGGAGTTGGCATATACCCCCTCTGTGTCATACACACGCACAAAATGCATGGACAGACAGTTAGCTAATGTCAAGCAAGAATAtgagttaaaaataaatgtatccAGTTACATAAAGCATGCTCTAAAATAGAGAGATGACCCCGTTAGCTCCCCAACAGCCTGGCATCATGAAAAAAAGCGTCGCCTTAAAGATGAAGTTTACAGGACATATAATAGCTCGGTCATGCTGGTGAGGTTTACACTAACAGCCGAGGAGAGGCACAgtcacgcagacacacacattcacacaccaaagcaactggaaaacacagaagaaacacAGTCAAGACGCGTACAGGAGCGCACAAGAAACGTACCCAAGGCGTGAACCAGCAGGAGCGCAACAACAAAAATCCTCATGATGGCAAAACTTCCAGTGACTTTGAGCAAAAGGAGAGAATAAAAGATCTACAAGTTGT
This Amphiprion ocellaris isolate individual 3 ecotype Okinawa chromosome 13, ASM2253959v1, whole genome shotgun sequence DNA region includes the following protein-coding sequences:
- the hbegfa gene encoding heparin-binding EGF-like growth factor a isoform X2; its protein translation is MRIFVVALLLVHALVVSRLASGAAVDRYESDRQRHTSVINLLDTTKDWRVEEESRSVGATTVDNGQESEEDEEYEDEYYYDDEYEDGMSGDYDLELPRVAMSSKPKDPSAILETAEITEGRRRRGKGRKKGKGKGKKRNPCLKKYKDFCIHGTCQPLRGIPVPSCVCHPNYSGDRCQFITLPVQSPEGYSRTTALAVVAVVLSSVCLTIIGLLLMLRQRCRNSTSK
- the hbegfa gene encoding heparin-binding EGF-like growth factor a isoform X1 → MRIFVVALLLVHALVVSRLASGAAVDRYESDRQRHTSVINLLDTTKDWRVEEESRSVGATTVDNGQESEEDEEYEDEYYYDDEYEDGMSGDYDLELPRVAMSSKPKDPSAILETAEITEGRRRRGKGRKKGKGKGKKRNPCLKKYKDFCIHGTCQPLRGIPVPSCVCHPNYSGDRCQFITLPVQSPEGYSRTTALAVVAVVLSSVCLTIIGLLLMLRFHKRGAYDVENEEKVKLGLASNH